The genome window CCAGGATGCGCCGCGGTCATGGCCGCCCCTCACGATCCTTGCGATGTCCATACGTCAGAACCCGGAACGCTAACGCCGTCCTGGCGCTGCGGTGCTTCCGCCCGCTCATCGTCCGCACCCGGCCGGCGTCCACGGGTCCGGTGTCGACGGGTCCGTCGCTTCGTCGTGGAGGTGCCGGCGGTGCGGGTCGACCTCGCGCAGGAGGGCCGCGCCGCGACACGGCAGGACGAGGAGGTCTCCGACGCGCAGATCGGAGACCAGCTCGTCGACGCGCACGGGCGCCGCGGCCTCTCCTGCCGAGTGGATGCGCGCCCGGGAGTCGGAGGCGGTCGAGACCCGGCCGATCATCCGCAGCTCCTCGATGGCGACAGGCGCGTCCGTCAGGCGGGCGTCGATCCACACGTCGATCGCTCCGTCGGCCGCCGTGGCGACCTGGGTCACCCGGGTGACGATGACGGAGGCGACCTCGGTGGCCGACGGCATTCCGCCGGTGCCGGGGATCACCGCGGCGGCGGTGTGGACGCAGGGCGTGCCGCACCATTCGGCCAGGCGAGTCAGGGAGACCCCGGCGACCGTGACGTCCGAGAGGGAAGTGGTGGTGAACTCGGGCCAGAGGTCCTGGCCGAGGGGGTTGGGCACGGAGGCCCGCAGCGAAGGGATGATGTGCGTCAGGGTCATGCGACACCTGCTGAGTGATGGATCTTCACAAGCGACGGTTCTACGCCGCCGCGGTGGGCGCCGGTGCGCTCCTAACGGAACCCCGACGGGCAGCCGGGCGAAACTAACGGTTCGCGAATGTCCGCCTTGCGCCGTCCGTTCACCCGGGCGGATCGACTCGCCGCCCGGCCGGAGGGGGTCATTCCGGGGGGAAACCGTTAGGACTTCCGCGACAGCCGTATGGATCGCGTTAAGACGCCGTTCCGAGGGTCTCGCGTCCAATTGTATAGGTCATTGATTCCGGCAGAGCGCCGGATCCCCGCGACCCGCCGACTGGCCGGGACGCGGAAACCCGGATGGAGACATTCCCGTGTTGGACCTGATTTGCTTCGTGGGGATCATCGCGCTGGGCGCGATCGTCGCCCTGGTCGGCCGAGGGGTGGAGAAGCTGTGATCTTCTTCAACCTGCTCGCGGCGGCACTGGCCGTCGCTTCCCTCGCGTACCTGGTGTACGCCCTGCTGAAGCCGGAGAAGTTCTAGACATGACTGCCTGGCTTTTCGTGGCGCTGTTCGCCACCCTCATCCTCATGCTCGGCATCGCGTATCGCCCTCTCGGCGATTACATGGCGGCGACATTCACGACGAGGAAGGACCTGAAGGTCGAGCGCGGCTTCTACCGGCTCATCGGGGTCGACTCGCGCGTGGACCAGAGCTGGCCGGTCTATCTGCGCAGCGTCGTGGCGTTCTCCGTGCTCGGGGTGCTGCTGCTCTACGTCCTCCAGCGCACCCAGGCGGTGCTGCCCTACTCCCTGGGCTTGGCGCCCGTCCCGGAGGGGCTGTCGTTCAACACGGCCATCTCCTTCGTGACGAACACGAACTGGCAGTCGTACACGCCCGAGACGACCGTGGGCTACACGGTCCAGATGGCGGGCCTGGTGGTGCAGAACTTCCTGTCCGCGGCCGTCGGCCTCGCCATCGCGATCACCCTGGTGCGCGGGTTCGCCGCCCACCGTTCCGGAACGATCGGCAACTTCTGGGTGGACATCACCCGGGCGACGCTGCGCATCCTGCTGCCGCTCTCGATCGTCTTCGCCGTCGTCCTGATCGTGGGCGGTGTGATCCAGAACTTCAACGGATTCCCCACCGTGCACACCCTCACCGGAGGCACGGCGACGATCCCCGGCGGTCCGGTCGCCTCGCAGGAGGCGATCAAGCTCCTGGGCAACAACGGCGGCGGGTTCTTCAACGTGAACTCCGCCCACCCGTTCGAGAACCCCACGGCGTGGACGAACCTCGTCGAGATCTTCCTGATGCTGCTGATCCCGTTCTCGCTGCCTCGCACCTTCGGCAAGATGGTCGGCGACAACCGCCAGGGTTACGCGATCCTGGGCGCGATGGCGACGATCTTCGTCATCTCGCTGGTCGCCTTGACCCTCTTCGAGCTGCAGGGCGCCGGAACCGCGACACAGGCGGCCGGCGGCGCGCTCGAAGGCAAGGAGCAGCGCTTCGGCATCCTCGGTTCGACGCTGTTCGCCACGACCAGCACGCTGACCTCGACCGGCGCGGTGAACTCCATGCACGACAGCTTCACGCCGCTCGGCGGGATGATGACGATGCTGAACATGATGACGGGCGAGGTCGCTCCCGGTGGTATCGGCGCCGGCCTCTACGGCATCCTCATGGTCGCGATCATCTCCGTCTTCCTCGCCGGACTGATGGTCGGGCGCACCCCGGAGTACCTCGGGAAGAAGATCGGCTCGCGGGAGATCAAGCTCGCCAGCCTCTACATCCTGATGACGCCGACCCTGGTGCTGCTGGGCACGGGCCTCAGCTTCGCGATCCCCGCGATCAAGGACAACATCGAGAAGGTCTCGATCTTCAATCCGGGCCAGCACGGCTTCTCGGAGGTGCTGTACGCGTTCACCTCGGCGGCCAACAACAACGGTTCCGCGTTCGCGGGCCTCAGCGCGAACACGCCGTGGCTGAACGCCGCGCTCGGAGCCACGATGTTCCTGGGCCGGTTCCTCCCCATCGTGTTCGTGGTGGCACTCGCCGGCTCCCTGGCGGCGCAGGACAAGGTCCCGGCGACCTCGGGCACGCTGCCCACGCACCGGCCGCTGTTCGTCACCTTCGTCGTCGGCGTCGTCATCATCGTCGCCGCACTCACCTACTTCCCCGTTCTCGCGCTGGGTCCCCTGGCGGAAGGGCTGCACTGATCATGTCGACAATCACGAACACTGCTGAACCACACGAGCAGCACCACGACCACCCTGGCCGGGCGCCTCAGGGCGCGTTCAGCGCCCGGCAGCTGATCGCCGGCCTCCCCGGCGCGTTCCGCAAGCTCGACCCCCGCGACATGTGGCACAACCCGGTCATGTTCATCGTGGAGATCGGTGCGGCACTGACCACCATCCTGGCGATCGCGGAGCCGTTCCTCGGCAAGCAGACGTCCGGAGGCAGCGTCACCACGAACGCCTTCACCTGGGCGATCGCGGTCTGGCTGTGGCTGACCGTCCTGTTCGCCACACTGGCGGAGTCGGTCGCCGAGGGCCGCGGCAAGGCGCAGGCGGCCAGCCTGCGCAAGACCCGCACGACCACCGTGGCGAACCTGGTCACCGGTTACGACGAGAAGAACGACGCCGCCGCGACCGCTTCCGCGGTCACGCAGGTCGCCTCGGCCGATCTCACGCTCGGCGATGTCGTCATCGTCACGGCCGGTGAGCTGATCCCCGGCGACGGGGACATCATCTGGGGCATCGCCTCGGTCGACGAGTCGGCCATCACGGGTGAGTCCGCGCCGGTCGTCCGGGAGTCCGGAGGCGACCGCAGCGCCGTCACCGGAGGCACCCGGGTGCTCTCCGACCGGATCGTGGTGCGCATCACCAGCAAGCCGGGCGAGACCTTCGTCGACCGGATGATCAAGCTGGTCGAGGGCGCGGCCCGGCAGAAGACGCCGAACGAGATCGCCCTGAACATCCTCCTGGCCGCGCTGACGATCATCTTCGTCGTCGTCGTGCTCGTGCTCGGCCCCACCGCCGGGTTCGCGAACGCCGCGCCGAGCGTCACCGTCCTCGTCGCCCTGCTCGTGTGTCTCATCCCGACCACGATCGGCGCCCTGCTCTCGGCGATCGGCATCGCCGGTATGGACCGGCTGGTTCAGCACAACGTCCTGGCGATGTCAGGGCGCGCGGTCGAGGCGGCCGGCGACGTGACGACTCTGCTGCTCGACAAGACCGGCACCATCACCTACGGCAACCGGCAGGCGGCGGAGTTCACCGCGGTGGCGGGCGTGCAGCAGGCCGACCTGGTGAAGGCCGCCGCGCTGGCGTCCCTGAGCGACCCGACTCCCGAGGGCTCCTCCGTGGTGACCCTCGCCTCGGAGCTCGGCTTCACGCACGAGGGAGACCTGAACGGCGAGGTCGTGCCGTTCACGGCGCAGACCCGGATGAGCGGCGTCGACTTCGCCGACGGCTCGCAGGTCCGCAAGGGCGCTGCGTCGATGGTGGTGGCGTGGGCGCAGGAGTCGGGCCCGGTTCCGTCCTCGATCCTCAGCGACCTGGACGAGAAGGTGCTGCACATCTCCGAGGCCGGCGGCACGCCGCTCGCCGTCGCGACCAAGTCCGCGTCCGGTGAGGCCACCATCCTCGGTGTCATCTACCTGAAGGACATCGTCAAGACGGGCCTGACCGAGCGCTTCGCCGACATGCGCAGGATGGGGATCCGCACGGTGATGATCACCGGCGACAACCCGGTCACCGCCCGGGCGATCGCGGCCGAGGCGGGCGTCGACGACTTCCTGGCCGAGGCGACGCCGGAGGACAAGCTCGCGCTGATCCGCAAGGAGCAGCAGGGCGGCAACCTGGTCGCGATGACCGGCGACGGCACCAACGACGCGCCCGCGCTCGCGCAGGCCGACGTCGGGGTGGCGATGAACACCGGAACGTCGGCGGCGAAGGAGGCCGGCAACATGGTCGACCTCGACTCCGACCCGACCAAGCTGATCGACATCGTCCGGATCGGCAAGCAGCTCCTGATCACCCGCGGCGCGCTCACCACGTTCTCGATCGCGAACGACGTGGCGAAGTACTTCGCGATCATCCCCGCGATGTTCGTCGGGGTGTTCCCCGGCCTGCAGGCGATCAACATCATGCAGCTGCACTCGCCGTCCTCGGCGATCCTGTCGGCGGTGATCTTCAACGCGATCATCATCGTCATCCTGATCCCGCTCGCGCTGCGCGGCGTGCGCTACCGCGCCACCTCCGCGTCGCGGCTGCTGCAGAGCAACCTGTTGATCTACGGCCTCGGCGGCATCATCGCCCCCTTCATCGGCATCAAGCTCATCGATCTCGTGATCAGCCTGATCCCCGGATTCTAAGAAACCAGAACGGAACTCATCATGAATGCTTCGGCACGTGGAACCGGGCGACAGTACTGGGTCGGCCTGCGGGCGCTGCTCATCATCACCGTGGTGGTGGGGATCGCCTACCCCCTGCTCATCACCGGGATCGGCCAGCTCGCCTTCCCGGCCCAATCCAACGGATCGACCGTCAGCTCCGGCGGCACGGTCGTCGGGTCGGCCCTGATCGGGCAGTCCTTCACGGACAAGAAGGGCAACCCCCTTCCGCAGTGGTTCCAGTCCCGTCCGTCCGCGGCCGGCAACGGCTACGACGCCGGCGCGTCCAGCGGCAGCAACTACGGCCCGAACAACCCCGACCTGCTGAAGGCGGTGCAGCAGCGCAAGCAGACCATCGAGAAGACCGATGGCGTGAGCGCGAGCCAGATCCCGGCCGACGCGGTCACGGCCTCCGGGTCGGGCCTGGACCCGCACATCTCGCCCGCCTACGCCCTGCTGCAGGTGGACGCGGTGGCGAAGGCGCGCGGGATCAGCGCCGACTCGGTCCGCAAGCTGGTGAACGACCACGTTCAGCAGCGCGACCTCGGCTACCTCGGCGAGCCCACCGTCAACGTCCTGCAGCTGAACATCGCTCTGGCGGCGATGGACCCCAGCGGCAACAAGTAGGAGAACGGACGGATGGCGGTTCGAGGCCGGCTCCGGGTGCTGCTCGGCGCAGCACCCGGGGTCGGCAAGACCTACATGATGCTCGAGGAAGGGCATCGCCTGCACGACCTGGGCAAGGATGTCGTCGTCGCCGTCGTGGAGACCCACGAGCGCGAGGCGACGGCCGCGCTGCTGAACGGGCTCGAACTGATCCCGCGCCGCACGGTGGAGCATCGCGGCATCACCCTGACCGAGATGGACCTCGACGCCGTCATCGCCCGCAAGCCGGCGCTCGCCCTGGTCGACGAGCTCGCGCACACCAACGCCCCCGGCTCCGCGAACGCGAAACGGTGGCAGGACGTCGAGCAGATCCTCGCCGCGGGGATCGACGTGATCTCGACGGTCAACGTCCAGCACATCGAATCGCTGAACGATGTGGTGGAGCAGATCACCGGCGTCCCGCAGCGCGAGACGATCCCGGACTCCATCGTCCGCAGCGCCGACCAGATCGAGGTGGTGGACCTCACCCCGCAGTCGTTGCGCGACCGGCTCGCCGAGGGCCAGGTGTACCCGGCGGCCCGCATCGACGCAGCGCTCTCCAACTACTTCCGTCTCGGCAACCTCACCGCGCTGCGCGAGCTGACGCTGGTCTGGCTGGCCGACGAGGTCGACCAGGCGCTCCAGCGGTACCGCGCCGAGCACGGCATCCAGGAGAAGTGGGAGGCGCGGGAGCGCGTCGTCGTCGCCCTCACCGGCGGCCCCGAGGGTGAGACCCTGCTCCGCCGCGGCGCCCGGGTGGCGGCGCGATCGGGGAGCGGCGAGCTGCTGGCCGTGCATGTCGCGAGCCAGGACGGCCTGCGGGAGACCGACCCGGCGGCCCTGGCGGCCCAGCGGAAACTGGTCGAAGAGCTCGGCGGCACGTATCACCAGGTCGTCGGCACCGACACTCCGGAGGCGCTCGTCGCCTTCGCGAAGGCCAGCAACGCCACGCAGCTGGTGATCGGCGTCTCCCGGCGCAACCGGCTCACCGCGTTCCTCACCGGTTCCGGGGTGGGCGCCACGGTGATCCGCGAGTCCGGCGACATCGACGTGCATATCGTCTCGCACGCCGCCGCCGCGGGTGGGCGCAATCTGCCCAAGTTCCGGCGCACCGGTGCTCTCAGCATCCGGCGGCGGGTCTACGGATTCGCGCTCGCATTGATCGCCGGCCCCCTGCTGACCCTGGCGCTGCTGCCGATCCGCAGTCCCGACTCCCTCACCGCGGAGACGCTGAGCTACCAGCTGCTGGTCGTCGTCGTCGCCCTGGTCGGTGGCATCTGGCCGGCGCTGTTCGCCGCGGTGCTGTCCGGCCTCACGCTCGACTTCGTCTTCGTCAGCCCCTACAACACACTGACGATCGGCCTGCCGACCCACCTGCTCGCCCTCGCCCTCTACATCGTCATCGCCGCGCTGGTGAGCGTCGTGGTCGATCAGTCGGCACGCCGCACCCGCAGCGCCGCCCGTGCCTCGGCCGAGTCCGAGCTGCTCGTCACCATCGCGGGCAGCGTCATCCGCGGCGGAGACGCCGTGCAGTCCCTGGTCTCGCGCACCCGCGAGGCCTTCGGGCTGAAGGCCGTGCGCTTCATCGCCGACGACGGGGCCGTCATGACCGTCGACGGCGACATCCCGGCCGACGCCGTTCCGACCCGGGTGCCGGTGGGGGAGCGCGGCAGCCTGGAGCTGTTCGGCGACGACCTCCAGGCCGGCGACCGGCGCCTGCTCTCGGTCATCGTGACGCAGCTCGACGCCGCACTCGAGCACGCCGACCTCAGCAACGCGGCGCAGGAGATCGGGCCGCTGGAGGCCACCGACCGCGTCCGCACCGCACTGCTCGCAGCGGTCGGCCACGACCTGCGCCGTCCGCTGGCGGCGGCCACGGCCGCGGTCACGAGCCTGCGGACCGCCGGCAGCCGGCTCTCCAGCCGGGACAAGGTCGAGCTCCTGGACACGGCGGAGGTCAGCCTGCGCAACCTCGCCGACCTCCTGACCAACCTCCTCGACGTCAGCCGTGTGCAGGCCGGGGTTCTGGCGGTCTCCCTGCAGCCCGTCGACCTGGAGGATCTGCTGCCGCCGGTCCTCGACGAACTGTCGATCCGGCCGGGCGAGGTCACGATCGACGTGCCGGAGGACCTGCCGCCGGTCACCGCCGATCCCGTGCTGCTCCGCCGTGCCATCGTCAACCTGCTCAGCAACGCGCTGCGCTATTCCCCGGTCGGGCAACCGCCCCGGCTCAGCGCGAGCACCTTCGGCGGACAGGTCGAGGTCCGCGTCGCCGACCACGGTCCCGGCGTGCCGGACGACCGGAAGGAGGAGATCTTCCACCCGTTCCAGCGGATGGGGGATACGGACAACAACGCCGGCATCGGGCTCGGACTCGCCCTGACCAAGGGATTCGTCGAAGGGATGGGCGGAACGCTCGTCGCGGACGACACGCCGGCGGGCGGCCTCACCATGGTGCTCGCGCTTCCGGTCGACCAGGAGAGCGTGGCGCGCCGCGCGCAGAGCCGGGCCGACGCGGGTCTTGCCGACGACGGTCCTGCCGATGACGATGCCGACGACGACGGTCGGGCCGACGGCGGTCCCGCCTCCGAACCCGTGAAGGGCGCGTGACGATGAAGATCGTCGTAGCGGACGACGACCCGCAGATGCTCGGAGCGCTCCGGATCATGCTGGGAGCGCACGGGTACGAGGTCGCTCTCGCCCGCAACGGCAAGGAGGCGCTGAGTCTCGTCGTCAACGAGCATCCCGACCTGCTGATCCTCGACCTCGGCATGCCCCAGCTCAGCGGGATCGAGGTGATCAAAGCGATCCGGGGCTGGAACACCGTGCCCATCCTCGTCGTCTCCGGCCGTTCCGACTCCGCGGACAAGGTGGGCGCGCTGGACGCCGGCGCCGACGACTACGTCGCGAAGCCGTTCTCCGCCGACGAGCTGCTGGCCCGGATCCGGGCGCTCACCCGCCGGGTCGCCGGCGCGGTCGAGACCCCGCTGGTGCGGTTCGGGAACGTGTCGGTCGATCTCGGCAACAAGATCGTCCTCGTCCAGCAGGGCGACCGGGAACGGCCGGTGCGGCTGACCCCCACGGAGTGGCAGGTCCTCGAGCTGCTGGTGCGCAACCCGCGCAAACTGGTGACCCAGCGCACGATCCTGACCGAGATCCGCGGTCCGCAGTACATCAGCGACTCCGGGTACCTTCGCCTGTACATCGCGCAGCTCCGGAAGAAGCTCGAACCGGATCCGGGCCGCCCGCGGTTCATCCTCACCGAGCCCGGCATGGGCTACCGGTTCCAGCCGGATCCCGATCAGGACGGTGCCTAGGGAACGGTCCGCGATCGAGCGGTTCGCTGGAGTTACCCGGACCCTGATGGTCGCACCTCCCCGCGTCGCGGACCTATCATCTGGGCATGTCCGCCATCGTGATCGGTGCGGGGCAGGCCGGTCTTTCCGTCAGCCATGAACTGGAGGCGCTGGGCGTCGAGCATGTCGTGCTCGAGCGGGCGAAGCCCGGTCAAGCGTGGCGGGACCGGTGGGACAGCTTCACCCTCGTCACACCGAATTGGACGCTGGCGCTGCCGGGGAGCCCGTATTCCGGGTCGGAGCCGGAAGGGCACGTACCGCGCGACGAGATCGTGGGCTACCTCGAGGATTACGCACGCTCCGTGCGGTCGCCGATCATGGAGGGCGTCGAGGTCACTCGGCTGCGTGTCGACGGCAGCGGTCTGCACGTCGAGACCGTCGATGGAGAGCGGGCGGCGGATGCGGTTGTGGTGTGCACCGGCTCGTTCGCCCGGCAGCATCGCCCCGCCGTCCTCGACGCCGTTCCCGATCCCCTGATCGTGTCGTCGAGCGAGTACCGGAACCCGGATCAGCTCCCGGCGGGGAAGGTCGTGATCGTCGGCAGCGGCCAGACCGGTTGCCAGATCGCCGAGGAGCTGGCCCGCTCGGGCCGGGAGGTGGTGCTCGCGTGCGGACGGGCGCCCTGGGCGCCGCGACGTCTCGACGGCACGGACATCATCACGTGGCTCGATCGGACGACGTTCTTCGATGCGACGGTGGCGAGCCTGCCGTCGCCCGCGGCCAGGTTCCTGGCCAATCCGCAACTCACCGGGGCCGGGGGAGGGCACGACCTGGGCTTCCGGACGCTTCAGGCGCTCGGGGTCCGGCTCGCCGGCCATGTCGTCGGCTGCGACGGCGCACGGATCGGTTTCGCCGACGACGTGCCGGACTCGGTGGCCTTCGCCGACGAATGGTGGGCGGGCATGCGTGCGATCATGCGCGCACAGCTACCCGCCAAGGGTTTCGGCGTCCCTGACCTGCCCGTTCCGCCTCCCTTCCGGTCCGAACCGGTGGACGAGGTGAGCCTGCGGGACGTCGGCGCGGTCGTGCTGGCAGCCGGATTCCGGCCCGACTACAGCTGGATCGACGGCGAGGTCTGCGATGAGCTGGGCTTCCCTGTGACCCTGGACGGTGCGAGCCTCATGGTCCCCGGCCTGTATTTCTGCGGGGTCCACTTCATGCGGGCTCGACGGTCGGCGTTGCTGTTCGGAGTGGGAGCGGATGCCGCGATCGTGGCGCGGGAGGTCGCGGAGGCCCGCGCGTGACACTCAGCCACGTTTTACCAACCCGAAACATGCTCACAATATTCGGACCCCCGTTCGGGGGCATGATGGATCGCACATCGATCCGCCCATGCGGGGTCATCGGGCCGACGCCCTGACCGCCGCCACGGAGCAGCGGTCCGCCGCCACGCCGGCAGTGCCCGCCTCCCACGTCATCGCCGTCGTCGCCCCTCCTCAGCATGACCCGAACCGAACGCTGGAGAACCGATGTCCCGAACCGTGGCGCCTCCGCGCGCCGGAAGCCGCCCGGCGACCGAAACGGCCGCCTCCGCCCGCGACACCGGGACCGCGCAGTCGCCGGTCATGGTGCTGCTCGTGCTCATCTCCACGCTGGGCATCCTGGCGTACGCCGGATTCCTGGTGAATCCTGCCAATCGCGGGGACCTGCTGCCGTATCTGATGGTGATCACCGCCGAGAGCGTCCTGGTCGTCCAGGCGCTGTTCTCGATGTGGACCATCCTGGCGGGCAGCCGCGACCCGCGGGACTTCGCGTTCCACCGGGCCCAGGCCACCCTGTTCCTGATGCCGTCCGCGCACTCGACGGAGGGCGTGGCCGAGCGCGGCGTGCACCCGCTCGACCATCCCGAGCGGTGGCCGCTGCGCCTGTCCGGCCGCCGGGTCGTCGTCGACGTCTTCGTGACGGTCTACGGCGAGGACCCGGCGACGGTCAGGAAGACCGTCGCCGCGGCCGTGGCGATCCGCGGCGAGCACCGGACCTGGGTGCTCGACGACGGCCGGTCCGACGAGATCAAGGCCCTGGCCGCCGATGTCGGCGCCCGCTACGTGCGGCGACTGAGCAGCAACGGCGCCAAGGCGGGCAACGTCAACCACGCCCTGTCCATCGCGAAAGGCGAGTTCTTCGCCATCTTCGACGCCGACTTCGTGCCGGATCCGGACTTCCTCTACGAGACGCTGCCGTTCTTCGTCAACGAGAAGGTGGCGTTCGTGCAGACCCCGCAGACGTACGGCAACCTGACCACCACGATCGCGATCGGCGCGGCCTACATGCAGTCCGTGTTCTACCGATTCGTGCAGCCCGGGCGCAACCGCTTCAACGCGGCGTTCTGCGTCGGGACCAACGTCGTCTTCCGGCGCTCGGCGATCGACGAGATCGGGGGCCTCTACACCGACTCGAAGTCGGAGGACGTGTGGACCTCGGTGCTGCTGCACGAGAACGGCTGGCAGTCGATCTACATCCCGGACGTGCTCGCCGTCGGTGACGCCCCGGAGACCGTGGAGGCGTACAGCAAGCAGCAGCTCCGCTGGGCGACCGGCGGGTTCGAGATCCTGCTGACGCACAATCCGCTGAGCCCGCGGCGACGGCTGACCATGGACCAGCGACTGCAGTACCTGGTGACGGGGTCCTTCTATCTCTCGGGCATCTGCCCGCTGCTGCTGCTGCTCGTGCCCCCGCTCGAGATCTACTTCGATCTGCGCCCGATGAACCTCAGCATCACGGTCTTCACCTGGATCTTCTACTACGCGGGTTTCTACGCGATGCAGATCCTGCTCGCCTGGTACACCCAGGGCTCGTTCCGCTGGCAGACCCTGACCCTCGCGACGGTGTCCTTCCCGATCTACG of Leifsonia shinshuensis contains these proteins:
- the kdpB gene encoding potassium-transporting ATPase subunit KdpB gives rise to the protein MSTITNTAEPHEQHHDHPGRAPQGAFSARQLIAGLPGAFRKLDPRDMWHNPVMFIVEIGAALTTILAIAEPFLGKQTSGGSVTTNAFTWAIAVWLWLTVLFATLAESVAEGRGKAQAASLRKTRTTTVANLVTGYDEKNDAAATASAVTQVASADLTLGDVVIVTAGELIPGDGDIIWGIASVDESAITGESAPVVRESGGDRSAVTGGTRVLSDRIVVRITSKPGETFVDRMIKLVEGAARQKTPNEIALNILLAALTIIFVVVVLVLGPTAGFANAAPSVTVLVALLVCLIPTTIGALLSAIGIAGMDRLVQHNVLAMSGRAVEAAGDVTTLLLDKTGTITYGNRQAAEFTAVAGVQQADLVKAAALASLSDPTPEGSSVVTLASELGFTHEGDLNGEVVPFTAQTRMSGVDFADGSQVRKGAASMVVAWAQESGPVPSSILSDLDEKVLHISEAGGTPLAVATKSASGEATILGVIYLKDIVKTGLTERFADMRRMGIRTVMITGDNPVTARAIAAEAGVDDFLAEATPEDKLALIRKEQQGGNLVAMTGDGTNDAPALAQADVGVAMNTGTSAAKEAGNMVDLDSDPTKLIDIVRIGKQLLITRGALTTFSIANDVAKYFAIIPAMFVGVFPGLQAINIMQLHSPSSAILSAVIFNAIIIVILIPLALRGVRYRATSASRLLQSNLLIYGLGGIIAPFIGIKLIDLVISLIPGF
- the kdpF gene encoding K(+)-transporting ATPase subunit F, which translates into the protein MIFFNLLAAALAVASLAYLVYALLKPEKF
- a CDS encoding NAD(P)-binding domain-containing protein, yielding MSAIVIGAGQAGLSVSHELEALGVEHVVLERAKPGQAWRDRWDSFTLVTPNWTLALPGSPYSGSEPEGHVPRDEIVGYLEDYARSVRSPIMEGVEVTRLRVDGSGLHVETVDGERAADAVVVCTGSFARQHRPAVLDAVPDPLIVSSSEYRNPDQLPAGKVVIVGSGQTGCQIAEELARSGREVVLACGRAPWAPRRLDGTDIITWLDRTTFFDATVASLPSPAARFLANPQLTGAGGGHDLGFRTLQALGVRLAGHVVGCDGARIGFADDVPDSVAFADEWWAGMRAIMRAQLPAKGFGVPDLPVPPPFRSEPVDEVSLRDVGAVVLAAGFRPDYSWIDGEVCDELGFPVTLDGASLMVPGLYFCGVHFMRARRSALLFGVGADAAIVAREVAEARA
- a CDS encoding glycosyltransferase family 2 protein; the encoded protein is MSRTVAPPRAGSRPATETAASARDTGTAQSPVMVLLVLISTLGILAYAGFLVNPANRGDLLPYLMVITAESVLVVQALFSMWTILAGSRDPRDFAFHRAQATLFLMPSAHSTEGVAERGVHPLDHPERWPLRLSGRRVVVDVFVTVYGEDPATVRKTVAAAVAIRGEHRTWVLDDGRSDEIKALAADVGARYVRRLSSNGAKAGNVNHALSIAKGEFFAIFDADFVPDPDFLYETLPFFVNEKVAFVQTPQTYGNLTTTIAIGAAYMQSVFYRFVQPGRNRFNAAFCVGTNVVFRRSAIDEIGGLYTDSKSEDVWTSVLLHENGWQSIYIPDVLAVGDAPETVEAYSKQQLRWATGGFEILLTHNPLSPRRRLTMDQRLQYLVTGSFYLSGICPLLLLLVPPLEIYFDLRPMNLSITVFTWIFYYAGFYAMQILLAWYTQGSFRWQTLTLATVSFPIYVRALLNVIAGRDQAWHVTGARRANSPFNFIIPQVLFCVFLALTSVVAIWRDESNGVLTLATAWNVTNTVILGAFVATAMREAKRLRHPGVARVPAAAAPVRTPITVVARPDVVVPVRAEVAS
- the kdpC gene encoding K(+)-transporting ATPase subunit C; its protein translation is MNASARGTGRQYWVGLRALLIITVVVGIAYPLLITGIGQLAFPAQSNGSTVSSGGTVVGSALIGQSFTDKKGNPLPQWFQSRPSAAGNGYDAGASSGSNYGPNNPDLLKAVQQRKQTIEKTDGVSASQIPADAVTASGSGLDPHISPAYALLQVDAVAKARGISADSVRKLVNDHVQQRDLGYLGEPTVNVLQLNIALAAMDPSGNK
- a CDS encoding ATP-binding protein, with protein sequence MAVRGRLRVLLGAAPGVGKTYMMLEEGHRLHDLGKDVVVAVVETHEREATAALLNGLELIPRRTVEHRGITLTEMDLDAVIARKPALALVDELAHTNAPGSANAKRWQDVEQILAAGIDVISTVNVQHIESLNDVVEQITGVPQRETIPDSIVRSADQIEVVDLTPQSLRDRLAEGQVYPAARIDAALSNYFRLGNLTALRELTLVWLADEVDQALQRYRAEHGIQEKWEARERVVVALTGGPEGETLLRRGARVAARSGSGELLAVHVASQDGLRETDPAALAAQRKLVEELGGTYHQVVGTDTPEALVAFAKASNATQLVIGVSRRNRLTAFLTGSGVGATVIRESGDIDVHIVSHAAAAGGRNLPKFRRTGALSIRRRVYGFALALIAGPLLTLALLPIRSPDSLTAETLSYQLLVVVVALVGGIWPALFAAVLSGLTLDFVFVSPYNTLTIGLPTHLLALALYIVIAALVSVVVDQSARRTRSAARASAESELLVTIAGSVIRGGDAVQSLVSRTREAFGLKAVRFIADDGAVMTVDGDIPADAVPTRVPVGERGSLELFGDDLQAGDRRLLSVIVTQLDAALEHADLSNAAQEIGPLEATDRVRTALLAAVGHDLRRPLAAATAAVTSLRTAGSRLSSRDKVELLDTAEVSLRNLADLLTNLLDVSRVQAGVLAVSLQPVDLEDLLPPVLDELSIRPGEVTIDVPEDLPPVTADPVLLRRAIVNLLSNALRYSPVGQPPRLSASTFGGQVEVRVADHGPGVPDDRKEEIFHPFQRMGDTDNNAGIGLGLALTKGFVEGMGGTLVADDTPAGGLTMVLALPVDQESVARRAQSRADAGLADDGPADDDADDDGRADGGPASEPVKGA
- the kdpA gene encoding potassium-transporting ATPase subunit KdpA, with the protein product MTAWLFVALFATLILMLGIAYRPLGDYMAATFTTRKDLKVERGFYRLIGVDSRVDQSWPVYLRSVVAFSVLGVLLLYVLQRTQAVLPYSLGLAPVPEGLSFNTAISFVTNTNWQSYTPETTVGYTVQMAGLVVQNFLSAAVGLAIAITLVRGFAAHRSGTIGNFWVDITRATLRILLPLSIVFAVVLIVGGVIQNFNGFPTVHTLTGGTATIPGGPVASQEAIKLLGNNGGGFFNVNSAHPFENPTAWTNLVEIFLMLLIPFSLPRTFGKMVGDNRQGYAILGAMATIFVISLVALTLFELQGAGTATQAAGGALEGKEQRFGILGSTLFATTSTLTSTGAVNSMHDSFTPLGGMMTMLNMMTGEVAPGGIGAGLYGILMVAIISVFLAGLMVGRTPEYLGKKIGSREIKLASLYILMTPTLVLLGTGLSFAIPAIKDNIEKVSIFNPGQHGFSEVLYAFTSAANNNGSAFAGLSANTPWLNAALGATMFLGRFLPIVFVVALAGSLAAQDKVPATSGTLPTHRPLFVTFVVGVVIIVAALTYFPVLALGPLAEGLH
- a CDS encoding response regulator — its product is MKIVVADDDPQMLGALRIMLGAHGYEVALARNGKEALSLVVNEHPDLLILDLGMPQLSGIEVIKAIRGWNTVPILVVSGRSDSADKVGALDAGADDYVAKPFSADELLARIRALTRRVAGAVETPLVRFGNVSVDLGNKIVLVQQGDRERPVRLTPTEWQVLELLVRNPRKLVTQRTILTEIRGPQYISDSGYLRLYIAQLRKKLEPDPGRPRFILTEPGMGYRFQPDPDQDGA